The Fragaria vesca subsp. vesca linkage group LG2, FraVesHawaii_1.0, whole genome shotgun sequence genome includes a window with the following:
- the LOC101310778 gene encoding protein TRANSPARENT TESTA 12-like: protein MAAVVDDTPLLISNHSGHEDEKELGFCPKFKVESKKLWQIAGPAIFTALCQYSLGALTQTFTGFVGELELAAVSVENSVIAGLAFGVMLGMGSALETLCGQAYGAGQIRMLGVYMQRSWIILLTTSLFLVPIYVWSPPILEFIGETDEISEAAGKFAIWMLPQLFAYALNFPIQKFLQAQRKVFVMAYISAGVLVFHTFFSWLMILKLGWGLTGAAITLNTSWWLIIIGQLMYIFITKSDGAWSGFSMLAFADLYGFVKLSLASAVMLCLEFWYLMVLVVITGRLADPLIPVDAISICMNIQGWDAMIALGFNAAISVRVSNELGAGNAKIAKFSVIVVSITSVSIGVVCMAIVLGTRDYFPYLFTSSEAVAEETTQLATLLGITVLLNSLQPVLSGVAVGAGWQSVVAYINIGCYYIVGLPAGILLGFTFAFGVEGIWSGMIGGICLQTIILIIVTSITNWNTEAEQAESRVLKWGGGRNAEH, encoded by the exons ATGGCGGCCGTAGTAGACGATACCCCACTTCTGATCAGCAACCACAGCGGCCATGAAGACGAAAAGGAACTCGGGTTTTGTCCCAAGTTTAAGGTTGAGTCGAAGAAGCTATGGCAGATTGCTGGCCCTGCAATCTTCACCGCCTTATGTCAGTACTCGTTGGGTGCTCTCACTCAGACGTTTACCGGGTTCGTCGGAGAACTCGAGCTCGCCGCCGTCTCCGTCGAGAACTCCGTCATTGCTGGTCTTGCCTTCGGTGTCATG TTGGGAATGGGGAGTGCATTGGAGACGCTATGTGGGCAAGCATATGGTGCGGGTCAGATTAGAATGCTGGGTGTGTACATGCAGAGATCATGGATCATTTTGCTGACTACATCTCTATTTTTGGTTCCAATCTATGTTTGGTCTCCTCCCATTCTTGAGTTCATTGGTGAGACCGACGAGATATCTGAGGCTGCAG GAAAGTTTGCTATATGGATGCTTCCACAATTGTTCGCGTACGCGCTCAATTTTCCCATACAGAAATTCTTGCAAGCACAGAGGAAGGTGTTTGTGATGGCTTATATATCAGCTGGTGTTCTAGTTTTCCACACCTTTTTCAGCTGGTTGATGATTTTGAAGCTCGGGTGGGGTTTGACTGGAGCTGCAATCACACTCAACACATCATGGTGGCTCATTATCATTGGCCAATTGATGTACATTTTCATTACGAAGTCGGATGGTGCCTGGAGTGGCTTCTCCATGCTCGCTTTTGCCGACCTCTATGGCTTCGTTAAGCTTTCTCTAGCTTCTGCTGTTATGTTATG TTTGGAATTTTGGTACCTGATGGTGCTTGTGGTCATAACTGGCCGGTTGGCGGATCCTTTGATCCCAGTTGATGCCATCTCTATTTG CATGAACATACAAGGATGGGATGCCATGATTGCACTTGGGTTCAATGCTGCAATCAGTGTGAGGGTGTCAAACGAACTTGGAGCTGGAAATGCCAAGATAGCGAAATTCTCAGTGATAGTGGTTTCGATCACTTCAGTGTCTATTGGAGTTGTATGCATGGCCATAGTTCTTGGAACAAGGGATTACTTCCCTTACCTATTCACCAGTAGTGAGGCTGTTGCTGAGGAAACTACCCAACTTGCAACTTTGCTTGGAATCACAGTGCTTCTTAACAGTCTTCAACCAGTCTTATCAG GTGTTGCTGTTGGAGCTGGATGGCAATCTGTTGTTGCGTACATCAACATTGGGTGTTACTATATTGTTGGATTGCCAGCTGGAATACTTCTAGGATTCACATTTGCTTTTGGTGTTGAG GGTATTTGGTCAGGAATGATTGGTGGCATTTGCTTGCAAACCATAATCTTGATAATTGTCACTTCCATAACTAACTGGAACACAGAG GCTGAACAAGCTGAGAGCCGTGTCCTCAAGTGGGGAGGAGGAAGAAACGCAGAGCACTGA
- the LOC101311071 gene encoding probable E3 ubiquitin-protein ligase ARI1-like, translating to MEDDYYVSSEDEGYYDEEDNYREDNLEEEMMAYVESETPKCEVSSTKVISKESLLAAQRGDVQRVMDVLSLKEYHARTLLIHYRWDVDKVLAVYVERGKELLYEKAGVTMEEHDTSQLSSEVMCDICMEEIPANEVTVMDCNHCFCNKCWTEHFIVKINEGQSRRIKCMAHKCNAVCDEAIIRSLVSARDPNLAEKFDRFLLESYIEDNRKVKWCPSVPHCGNAIRIEEDELIEVQCACGKQFCFRCLCEAHSPCSCQMWEQWLKKCVDESQTVNYISVNTKPCPKCNKLVNKDGGCNLVTCICGQPFCWLCGAPTGADHTWDSIAGHECGRFKEDEETDIEQTKKDLFRYTHYFNRYQAHKDSLKLEATLKETVERKIKYLEENLSSSKDYSWAINAINRLFRSRRIIAYSYPFAYHMFGDLFKKEMTSEQKTIKQNLFEDQQQQLEASLEKLSMLTQEPFEHYSEEKLHDLKLRMMNLSSLVDKLCLKLFECIEYDLLGKLQFSVHRIVSYNSDGVEKASEINSLSGF from the exons ATGGAGGACGACTATTATGTGAGCAGCGAGGACGAAGGCTACTATGACGAGGAGGATAATTATCGCGAGGATAATTTGGAGGAGGAAATGATGGCCTACGTTGAGAGTGAGACTCCAAAGTGTGAGGTTTCATCCACTAAG GTAATTTCGAAAGAATCTCTGTTGGCTGCACAG AGGGGAGATGTGCAGAGGGTGATGGATGTGCTATCACTGAAAGAGTACCATGCCCGAACCTTGCTCATCCATTATCGTTGGGATGTCGACAAGGTGCTTGCTGTGTATGTAGAGAGGGGGAAGGAGTTACTATACGAAAAGGCAGGTGTGACTATGGAGGAGCATGACACATCACAGCTTTCTTCTGAGGTTATGTGTGATATTTGCATGGAAGAAATTCCTGCTAATGAGGTCACGGTTATGGATTGCAACCACTGTTTTTGTAACAAAT GTTGGACAGAGCATTTCATTGTAAAAATAAATGAGGGTCAAAGTAGGCGCATCAAATGCATGGCACACAAGTGCAATGCTGTTTGTGATGAAGCAATAATCAGAAGTCTGGTCAGTGCAAGGGATCCTAATCTTGCAGAGAAGTTTGACCGTTTTCTTCTGGAATCATATATTGAGGATAATAGAAAAGTGAAGTGGTGCCCGAGTGTTCCTCATTGCGGAAATGCTATACGCATTGAGGAAGATGAATTAATCGAGGTTCAATGTGCATGTGGAAAGCAATTCTGCTTTAGGTGTTTATGTGAAGCACACTCTCCTTGTTCATGCCAAATGTGGGAACAATGGTTGAAGAAGTGTGTAGATGAATCACAGACTGTTAATTACATTTCAGTCAACACAAAGCCTTGCCCAAAATGTAATAAGCTGGTTAACAAGGATGGAGGATGCAATCTAGTTACCTGTATCTGTGGACAACCATTCTG TTGGCTCTGTGGTGCCCCAACTGGTGCAGATCATACATGGGATTCCATTGCAGGTCATGAGTGTGGACGATTCAAAGAAGATGAGGAGACAGACATTGAGCAAACCAAGAAGGACCTATTTCGTTATACTCACTATTTCAACCGTTATCAAGCTCATAAAGATTCTCTTAAGCTTGAAGCTACGCTGAAGGAAACTGTAGAAAGAAAGATAAAATATTTGGAAGAAAACTTATCGTCATCTAAAGATTATAGCTGGGCAATCAATGCGATCAACAGACTCTTTAGATCAAGGAGAATTATTGCGTATTCCTACCCATTTGCATATCACATGTTTGGTGACCTTTTCAAAAAAGAGATGACATCAGAACAGAAGACAATAAAACAGAACTTGTTTGAGGACCAGCAGCAGCAGCTTGAGGCAAGCCTGGAGAAGCTTTCTATGCTTACACAGGAACCTTTTGAGCATTATTCAGAGGAGAAACTTCACGATTTAAAATTGAGGATGATGAATCTTTCTTCGCTTGTTGATAAGCTCTGCCTAAAATT GTTCGAATGCATTGAGTATGATCTGCTGGGAAAACTTCAATTTTCAGTTCACAGAATTGTTTCTTACAACTCGGACGGAGTGGAGAAAGCATCAGAAATTAACAGTTTGTCGGGATTCTGA
- the LOC101311352 gene encoding exocyst complex component SEC3A-like yields MAKSSADDQELRRACEAAIEGTKQSVVMSIRVAKSRGMWGKTHKLGRDMAKPRVLALSVKNKGQRTKAFLRVLKYSTGGVLEPAKLYKLKHLSKVEVLTNDPSGCTFTLGFDNLRSQSVAPPQWTMRNIDDRNRLLLCILNICKDALEQLPKVVGIDVVEMALWAKENTPAVSNQNNQQEGPAASTVTEREMKVTVEKELVSQAEEEDMEALLGTYVMGIGEAEAFSERLKRELQALEAANVHAILESEPLMDEVLQGIEAATNCVDDMDEWLGIFNVKLRHMREDIESIETRNNKLETQSVNNKALIEELDKLLKGLHIPTEYSTCLTGGSFDEARMLQNIEACEWLSASLRSLQVPNLDPIYANMRAVKEKRAELEILKATFVRRASEFLRNYFASLVDFMISDKSYFSQRGQLKRPDHADLRYKCRTYARLLQHLKTLDKNCLGPLRKAYCSSLNLLLRREAREFANELRASTKASKNQTVWLEASGGSGQNVNAADTSTVSEAYSKMLTIFIPLLVDESSFFAHFMCFEVPALVPPGGTANGDKSEYNDDDPNDDDLGIMDIDDNDSKAGKQTGELAALNESLQDLLDGIQEDFYAVVDWAYKIDPLRCISMHGITERYLSGQKADAAGFVRLLLGDLESRVSMQFSRFVDEACHQIERNERNVRQMGVLSYIPRFATLATRMEQYIQGQSRELVDQAYTKFVSIMFVTLEKIAQTDPKYSDLFLLENYAAFQNSLYDLANVVPTLAKFYHQASEAYEQACTRHISMIIYAQFERLFQFAKKIEDLMYTIAPEEIPFQLGLSKVDLRKMLKYSLSGLDKSISAMYKKLQKNMTSEELLPSLWDKCKKEFLDKYESFAQLVNKIYPSETIPTVTEMRELLASM; encoded by the exons ATGGCGAAATCCAGCGCCGACGACCAGGAGCTCCGGCGAGCATGCGAGGCCGCAATCGAAGGCACCAAGCAGTCTGTCGTCATGTCGATCCGCGTCGCCAAGAGCCGAGGCATGTGGGGCAAAACTCACAAGCTCGGCCGCGACATGGCCAAACCTAGGGTTCTTGCCCTCTCCG TAAAAAACAAAGGCCAGCGAACTAAAGCCTTTCTTCGAGTCTTAAAATATTCCACTGGAGGAGTTCTTGAG CCTGCAAAGTTATACAAGCTAAAGCATCTTTCAAAGGTGGAGGTTTTAACAAACGACCCTAGTGGATGTACTTTTACTCTG GGTTTCGATAACCTTAGGAGCCAAAGTGTTGCTCCTCCTCAATGGACCATGCGAAATATTGATGACAG GAACCGCCTTTTATTGTGTATTTTAAACATATGCAAAGATGCACTGGAACAGCTCCCTAAAGTTGTTGGTATAGATGTTGTTGAGATGGCTCTTTGGGCTAAG GAAAATACACCAGCAGTTTCTAATCAAAACAACCAGCAAGAGGGACCTGCTGCATCAACAGTGACTGAACGTGAAATGAAAGTAACGGTTGAGAAAGAACTTGTCTCACAGGCTGAGGAAGAGGACATGGAGGCACTTTTGGGAAC GTATGTAATGGGTATTGGTGAAGCAGAGGCATTTTCTGAAAGGTTGAAAAGAGAACTTCAGGCTCTGGAAGCAGCAAATGTGCATGCCATTTTGGAAAGCGAACCTTTGATGGATGAG GTTTTGCAAGGGATTGAAGCAGCAACAAATTGTGTTGATGACATGGATGAATGGTTAGGCATCTTCAATGTGAAACTCAGACACATGAGAGAAGACATTGAATCG ATAGAAACCCGCAATAACAAGTTGGAAACGCAATCTGTAAATAATAAAGCACTCATCGAGGAACTTGACAAGCTTCTTAAAGGCTTGCATATCCCTACAGAG TATTCAACATGTTTGACAGGAGGTTCATTTGACGAAGCACGTATGCTTCAAAACATAGAAGCATGTGAGTGGTTATCTGCTTCCCTACGCAGTCTTCAAGTACCCAATTTGGATCCTATCTATGCAAACATGCGAGCT GTCAAAGAGAAGCGAGCCGAACTTGAAATATTAAAAGCTACATTTGTAAGAAGAGCTTCTGAGTTCTTGCGAAATTACTTTGCTAGTTTGGTGGATTTCATGATAAGTGATAAGAGCTACTTTTCTCAG CGAGGGCAACTGAAAAGGCCTGATCATGCTGATCTTCGGTATAAATGCAGGACATATGCTCGCCTTCTGCAACATTTAAAG ACACTTGATAAGAATTGCCTTGGTCCGCTGAGAAAAGCATATTGTAGCTCCCTCAACTTGCTTCTTCGTCGGGAG GCTCGTGAATTTGCAAATGAGCTTCGTGCTAGCACGAAGGCATCAAAAAATCAGACTGTCTGGCTTGAAGCTTCTGGTGGTTCTGGTCAAAATGTGAATGCTGCAGACACTTCTACTGTTTCTGAAGCTTATTCCAAGATGCTCACAATTTTTATCCCACTCCTTGTAGATGAG AGTTCTTTTTTTGCACACTTTATGTGCTTTGAAGTTCCTGCACTTGTTCCTCCAGGGGGTACTGCCAATGGAGATAAATCTGAATACAATGATGATGACCCCAATGATGACGATTTGGGAATCATGGACATTGACGACAATGACAGTAAAGCTG GTAAACAAACAGGAGAACTTGCAGCATTGAATGAATCTCTTCAGGATTTACTTGATGGAATCCAA GAAGACTTTTATGCTGTGGTGGACTGGGCATACAAGATTGATCCTTTACGCTGCATATCAATGCATGGGATTACAGAGCGTTATCTTTCTGGTCAGAAAGCTGATGCAGCAGGGTTTGTGCGTCTGCTGCTGGGTGATCTGGAGTCAAGAGTATCAATGCAGTTTAGTCGT TTTGTTGACGAAGCATGCCACCAGATTGAAAGAAATGAGCGCAATGTTAGGCAAATGGGTGTCTTATCATACATCCCAAG ATTTGCAACTCTGGCAACACGAATGGAGCAGTATATCCAGGGACAATCTAGGGAGTTAGTTGATCAAGCATACACAAAATTT GTTAGCATAATGTTTGTGACTTTAGAGAAAATTGCACAAACAGATCCAAAATATTCTGACCTTTTCCTCTTAGAGAACTATGCTGCATTTCAGAATAG TTTGTATGACCTAGCAAATGTTGTTCCCACATTGGCCAAATTTTATCACCAAGCAAGTGAAGCTTATGAACAAGCTTGCACACGCCATATCAGTATGATCATATATGCT CAATTTGAGCGGCTTTTCCAGTTTGCTAAAAAAATAGAGGATTTGATGTATACAATCGCTCCAGAAGAG ATCCCTTTCCAGCTTGGTTTGTCAAAGGTGGATTTGCGGAAGATGTTAAAATATAGTTTATCTGGG CTTGACAAGTCCATCAGTGCAATGTACAAGAAGTTGCAGAAAAACATGACATCAGAAGAATTGCTGCCTTCCTTGTGGGATAAATGCAAG AAGGAGTTTCTTGACAAGTATGAAAGTTTTGCTCAACTTGTCAACAAAATCTACCCCTCAGAGACCATTCCTACTGTAACAGAGATGAGAGAACTTTTGGCTTCCATGTAA
- the LOC101313773 gene encoding probable E3 ubiquitin-protein ligase ARI8-like, producing the protein MNNLHYASDEEADENLQYQYERDEEADDEVGGDYPVDYDVDEYGETLREKNHTLMNEEEIAKLEEDYITKVSTVLSISVSYACLLLPHFNWRVNDLQDEWFADEDKVRDRVGLLKKPVVDHSAAGDLKPTCGICFDEYDYSSTGSVSSILTASCGHPYCRDCLAGYISTSINDRGPACLMLRCPEPKCSAAIGPDLIQNVLLMSEKKEKDLYDKYKRYLLRSYVENHKKIKWCPAPNCEYAIHFDGVGEMVSYDVSCACSRKYCWNCTEESHRPVDCKTVKKWLLKNQDDSQNGKWIMVNTKPCPKCNRSIEKNLGCNHMTCRAPCRYEFCWYCLGPIRSGCHCNGFSRVKSDKVNVAEIDRRKAKRDLERYIHYYERWANNERSKIKAIEDFEKVKTLHIGKLGDLQENTVEHLYNFIIDAWQQIIECRQVLRWTFVYGYYLSEEEEQTKQDFFEWLQGHAEYSLEQLHNCAETELHSFLDSPNDIKDSKFINFKRNLTSLTKVTGNYFNKLARALEEGLPEVMIASGTKNRKRLPETEIESGTKKKMRQDGTASSSTNTSHDYEEDSWSCPDCTYVNPETTRKCLMCSPDWFCGSCTYRNPASSVRCEMCNNAET; encoded by the coding sequence ATGAACAATCTGCACTATGCGAGCGACGAAGAAGCAGATGAGAATCTGCAGTATCAGTATGAGAGGGATGAAGAAGCAGATGATGAGGTAGGGGGAGATTATCCAGTAGATTACGATGTCGATGAGTATGGTGAGACTCTGCGGGAGAAAAATCATACTCTTATGAATGAAGAAGAAATTGCCAAACTTGAGGAGGACTATATTACAAAAGTGTCGACTGTCCTTTCTATATCTGTTTCTTATGCATGCTTGCTACTCCCTCACTTTAATTGGAGGGTTAATGATCTACAGGATGAATGGTTTGCTGATGAGGATAAAGTTCGAGACAGGGTAGGCTTGTTGAAGAAGCCAGTAGTCGACCATAGTGCCGCCGGAGATCTGAAACCAACTTGTGGAATATGTTTTGATGAGTACGACTATTCATCCACCGGTAGTGTTAGCAGTATTTTGACAGCCTCTTGTGGCCATCCTTACTGTCGTGATTGCTTGGCAGGTTATATCAGCACATCGATCAATGACCGTGGTCCTGCCTGTTTGATGCTCAGGTGTCCTGAACCGAAATGCAGCGCTGCAATTGGTCCGGATTTAATCCAAAATGTGTTGCTGATGTCAGAGAAGAAGGAAAAGGACTTGTATGACAAGTACAAGCGCTACCTGTTAAGATCTTATGTCGAAAATCACAAGAAGATCAAATGGTGTCCTGCTCCTAACTGCGAGTACGCCATTCATTTTGATGGTGTGGGGGAAATGGTGTCATATGATGTATCGTGTGCTTGTTCTCGTAAATATTGTTGGAATTGCACAGAGGAGAGTCATCGTCCTGTGGACTGCAAGACTGTTAAGAAATGGCTTTTGAAAAACCAGGATGATTCTCAGAATGGGAAGTGGATAATGGTCAATACAAAGCCTTGTCCCAAGTGCAACAGATCAATTGAAAAGAACTTAGGGTGTAATCATATGACCTGCAGAGCCCCTTGTCGGTATGAATTTTGCTGGTACTGTCTCGGTCCAATCAGATCAGGTTGCCATTGCAATGGATTTTCTAGAGTTAAATCTGATAAGGTGAACGTAGCTGAGATTGATAGAAGGAAAGCAAAGAGAGACTTAGAGAGATACATTCATTACTATGAGCGCTGGGCAAACAATGAAAGATCAAAGATAAAAGCTATAGAGGATTTCGAGAAGGTTAAAACATTGCACATTGGAAAACTTGGAGACCTACAAGAGAATACAGTAGAGCATTTATATAATTTCATTATAGATGCTTGGCAACAGATAATTGAGTGCAGGCAGGTACTGCGGTGGACATTTGTCTATGGCTATTACTTGAGTGAGGAGGAAGAGCAGACTAAGCAGGATTTTTTCGAGTGGTTGCAAGGTCATGCTGAATACAGCCTCGAGCAGCTTCACAACTGTGCTGAGACTGAACTGCATTCGTTTCTGGACTCGCCTAATGACATCAAGGACTCCAAATTCATAAACTTCAAGAGAAATCTTACAAGCTTAACAAAGGTGACCGGGAATTACTTTAACAAGCTGGCTAGAGCGTTGGAGGAGGGACTTCCAGAGGTAATGATCGCATCAGGAACAAAAAACAGAAAGCGCCTTCCAGAGACTGAGATTGAATCAGGAACAAAGAAAAAAATGCGCCAGGATGGGACCGCTTCTTCCAGCACTAACACAAGTCATGACTACGAGGAGGATAGTTGGTCTTGTCCGGATTGTACCTATGTAAATCCAGAAACTACCCGCAAGTGTCTGATGTGTTCTCCGGATTGGTTTTGTGGTAGCTGTACCTATCGAAATCCAGCTTCTTCAGTGAGGTGTGAGATGTGCAATAATGCTGAAACTTGA
- the LOC101311648 gene encoding probable E3 ubiquitin-protein ligase ARI5-like yields MDDESDYMYDDEESNDQEDYDEESNDQEDYTVLKEEEIAKLQEDDINEVSNVLCISQSAACFVLTQFNWKVIDLKDDWFADEDGIRQKMGLLEKPVVQFAEKQRSICGICFDGYNYGWMYWAACGHPYCGQCWRGYVSAAIKDGPLCLMLRCPEPSCRAAVGRDLVLVLVSKQEYERYRYYLLRSYVEQHLKIKWCPAPGCKYAVKVDSFANRGYDVSCLCSNSYCWNCTEENHRPVDCETVRKWIMKNKDSSQNAEWILVNTKPCPKCKRPIQKNQGCHHMTCSAPCRYEFCWYCLKKFESYSAACCNAYRGNYDEMKELKLEPDKKKLKHHLDRYVHYYERWASNRTSKEKAIESLNERHGNR; encoded by the exons ATGGACGACGAGTCAGACTATATGTACGATGATGAGGAATCAAATGATCAGGAAGATTACGATGAGGAATCAAATGATCAGGAAGATTACACTGTTCTGAAAGAGGAAGAGATTGCCAAACTTCAAGAGGATGATATCAATGAAGTGTCTAATGTCCTCTGTATATCGCAATCAGCTGCCTGTTTTGTCCTGACTCAATTCAACTGGAAAGTGATCGACCTCAAAGACGACTGGTTCGCCGACGAAGACGGAATCCGGCAAAAAATGGGTCTGTTGGAGAAGCCTGTGGTTCAATTTGCGGAAAAGCAAAGAAGTATTTGCGGGATATGTTTCGATGGTTACAACTATGGATGGATGTATTGGGCTGCGTGCGGTCATCCTTATTGTGGACAGTGCTGGAGGGGTTACGTCAGCGCAGCGATCAAGGATGGTCCGCTGTGTTTGATGCTGAGGTGTCCTGAACCGTCGTGCAGGGCGGCGGTTGGTCGTGACTTGGTCTTGGTGTTGGTGTCGAAACAGGAGTACGAGAGGTACAGGTACTATCTGTTGAGATCTTATGTCGAACAGCACCTCAAGATCAAGTGGTGTCCTGCTCCGGGTTGTAAGTACGCTGTTAAGGTTGATAGCTTTGCGAACAGAGGTTATGATGTTTCGTGTCTTTGTTCGAATAGCTATTGCTGGAATTGTACGGAGGAGAATCACCGTCCGGTGGATTGTGAGACGGTGAGGAAGTGGATCATGAAGAACAAGGATAGCTCGCAAAATGCGGAGTGGATATTGGTTAACACCAAGCCATGTCCAAAATGCAAGAGACCAATTCAGAAGAACCAAGGGTGTCATCATATGACTTGCTCAGCTCCTTGTAGGTATGAATTTTGCTGGTATTGTCTTAAGAAATTCGAGAGCTACTCTGCTGCATGTTGCAATGCGTATAGGGGAAATTATGATGAGATGAAGGAGTTGAAGTTGGAGCCGGATAAGAAGAAGCTGAAGCATCATTTAGATAGGTACGTTCATTATTACGAGCGATGGGCAAGCAATCGGACTTCGAAGGAAAAGGCCATCGAGTCTTTGAATGAG AGGCATGGCAACAGATAA
- the LOC101311938 gene encoding uncharacterized protein LOC101311938: MATTRLLRTFKPMTIHSSSASSSSSSSSPPTTVRYLNKGSEKILGTENERKQVAVVKASGAGSQTLASSKPQVNQGVVDLSTLVTKTNRSLRILLRTALKRKSMQQQVQMFIERGIIDCRFFTLLAVAGSLLGSILCFVEGGFIVLESYFQYFQALSQKTDQGHIMHLLIEAIDMFLVGTAMLVFGVGMYAMFMGSKAVKDKGPRFTESNLFGLFYMKAAPAWVGMKSVSQAKSKIGHAVVMILQVGLLEKFKSIPLVTPLDLACFAGAVLVSSACIFLLSRLNYSATTADSCP; encoded by the exons ATGGCCACCACTAGATTATTGCGCACGTTTAAGCCTATGACTATTCATTCCTCCTCTGCCTCTTCTTCTTCTTCATCTTCTTCACCTCCAACAACTGTTAGGTATCTGAACAAGGGATCAGAGAAAATACTTGGTACTGAGAACGAGCGAAAACAAGTTGCGGTTGTTAAGGCTTCAGGGGCTGGTTCTCAGACACTTGCCTCATCAAAACCACAAGTGAATCAGGGAGTTGTAGATTTGTCCACCTTGGTTACGAAGACCAATCGTTCTTTGCGCATTCTACTAAGAACGGCTCTCAAGCGAAAATCTATGCAGCAACAGGTCCAGATGTTCATTGAAAGG GGCATTATTGATTGTCGGTTCTTTACATTACTTGCTGTTGCTGGATCTTTACTTGGTTCAATATTGTGCTTTGTCGAG GGAGGTTTTATTGTTTTAGAGTCATATTTCCAGTATTTTCAAGCCTTGTCTCAGAAGACAGATCAAGGACATATTATGCATCTACTTATTGAAGCAATAG ACATGTTCCTAGTAGGAACAGCCATGCTTGTATTCGGGGTTGGGATGTATGCCATGTTCATGGGATCAAAGGCCGTGAAAGATAAAGGACCGCGGTTCACTGAATCAAACTTGTTTGGGCTCTTCTACATGAAG GCAGCTCCAGCATGGGTTGGTATGAAATCAGTTTCGCAAGCAAAATCGAAAATTGGGCATGCGGTGGTGATGATACTTCAAGTGGGACTGTTGGAGAAGTTCAAGAGTATACCTCTTGTCACACCACTGGATCTTGCTTGCTTCGCCGGAGCTGTGCTTGTTTCCTCTGCTTGTATCTTCCTTCTCTCCAGACTTAATTATTCTGCTACCACTGCTGACTCATGTCCATGA
- the LOC101312227 gene encoding cytochrome c oxidase assembly factor 5-like — MAKSCSGLADELVKCLSECDCVKVEKRSFRECAGEKSPSISSECIGLRETYFNCKRGQVDMRNRIRGNKGY; from the coding sequence ATGGCGAAGTCTTGCAGCGGGCTGGCAGATGAGTTAGTCAAGTGTCTAAGTGAGTGTGATTGCGTCAAGGTTGAGAAGCGTTCGTTCAGGGAATGTGCTGGAGAGAAGAGCCCTTCTATATCAAGCGAATGTATTGGTCTCAGGGAAACATATTTCAATTGCAAGAGAGGCCAGGTTGACATGAGAAATAGGATTCGGGGCAACAAAGGCTATTGA